From a single Loigolactobacillus coryniformis subsp. coryniformis KCTC 3167 = DSM 20001 genomic region:
- a CDS encoding proline--tRNA ligase, translated as MKQSKVFIPTLKETPNDADSKSHQMMLRAGYIRQMSAGIYSYLPLAYKVLQKINRIIEEEMEKIDAVEMLMPEVIPAELWQESGRYDTYGPELFKLRDRHERDFILGPTHEESFTDLVRDNLNSYKKLPQVLYQIQPKYRDEKRPRAGLLRGREFIMKDAYSFTANVADLDKIFRQMEAAYRAIFDRCGLDYRAIIGDAGAMGGKDSVEFSAPAAIGEDTIVYSDAGDYAANLEMATSLTLNKKTTEAPAELEKVATPGAKTIAEVAELLNVEVEKTAKSMLFIADEKPVLVLVRGDYEINPVKLKNYLEADSLEMATDEQAVQYMGANFGSLGPVNLAADVRLLADFSVQNLANIVVGASEDGYHYLNVNADRDYTPEAYADLRFVKEGEVSPDGEGVLKFTKGIEIGHVFKLGTRYSKVMNANFLDENGRSQPLIMGSYGIGVSRLLTAIAEQQSDDNGLVWPENIAPYTIHVIPVNVKNKEQVTLASEAEALLEEAGYSVLVDDRKERAGVKFAESDLIGLPVRVTVGKKASEGIVEIKLRKTGETIEVQKSELVNTIQILLKQTD; from the coding sequence ATGAAACAGTCAAAAGTTTTTATCCCTACGTTAAAAGAAACGCCTAATGATGCTGACTCCAAGTCACATCAAATGATGCTGCGCGCCGGCTATATTCGCCAAATGAGCGCCGGCATTTACAGTTATTTACCATTAGCTTACAAAGTACTGCAGAAGATCAATCGGATCATCGAAGAAGAAATGGAAAAAATCGATGCCGTTGAAATGCTGATGCCTGAAGTGATCCCTGCTGAATTATGGCAAGAATCTGGCCGTTATGACACGTACGGGCCTGAATTGTTTAAATTGCGTGATCGCCATGAACGTGATTTTATCTTGGGACCAACGCACGAAGAATCATTTACCGATTTGGTGCGCGATAACTTAAATTCATACAAGAAGTTACCACAAGTGCTTTATCAAATTCAGCCAAAATATCGGGATGAAAAGCGTCCTCGGGCTGGCTTGTTACGTGGTCGTGAATTTATCATGAAGGATGCGTATTCATTTACAGCAAATGTGGCTGATCTGGATAAAATTTTCCGCCAAATGGAAGCCGCTTATCGGGCGATTTTTGATCGCTGTGGCTTGGATTATCGGGCAATTATTGGTGACGCTGGGGCAATGGGCGGTAAAGATTCCGTTGAATTTTCCGCGCCCGCCGCTATTGGTGAAGATACGATCGTTTATTCGGATGCCGGCGACTATGCCGCTAATTTGGAAATGGCTACAAGCCTGACTTTGAATAAGAAGACGACTGAAGCACCAGCTGAGTTGGAAAAAGTAGCGACGCCTGGAGCCAAAACAATCGCTGAAGTCGCTGAATTATTGAACGTTGAGGTTGAAAAAACGGCAAAAAGCATGTTATTCATCGCTGACGAAAAGCCCGTTTTAGTTTTAGTTCGCGGTGATTATGAGATCAACCCCGTTAAGCTAAAGAATTATTTGGAAGCGGATAGTTTAGAAATGGCTACGGATGAACAAGCGGTTCAATATATGGGTGCCAATTTTGGCTCATTAGGCCCCGTTAATTTAGCCGCTGATGTGCGCTTGCTAGCTGATTTCAGTGTACAAAACTTAGCTAATATTGTCGTTGGTGCCAGTGAAGATGGCTACCATTATTTAAACGTGAATGCCGACCGTGATTATACGCCAGAAGCTTATGCTGACTTGCGTTTCGTTAAGGAAGGCGAAGTATCGCCTGATGGTGAAGGCGTCTTGAAATTCACTAAAGGAATCGAGATCGGCCATGTCTTTAAATTAGGTACGCGTTATTCTAAAGTAATGAACGCTAATTTCTTGGATGAAAATGGTCGCAGCCAACCATTGATCATGGGCTCATATGGTATCGGGGTCAGCCGCTTACTGACGGCGATCGCTGAACAACAGTCCGATGACAACGGCTTGGTTTGGCCCGAAAATATTGCGCCATACACGATCCACGTGATCCCAGTTAACGTGAAGAACAAAGAACAAGTTACTTTGGCCAGTGAAGCTGAAGCTTTGTTGGAAGAAGCGGGTTACAGTGTATTGGTTGATGATCGTAAAGAACGCGCTGGCGTTAAGTTTGCGGAGTCCGATTTGATTGGGCTACCAGTGCGGGTAACCGTTGGTAAGAAAGCCAGCGAAGGGATCGTTGAAATTAAGTTACGTAAAACCGGTGAAACGATTGAAGTGCAGAAATCTGAATTAGTCAATACGATCCAGATTTTACTCAAGCAAACGGACTAG